The following are encoded together in the Flavihumibacter fluvii genome:
- a CDS encoding DUF1684 domain-containing protein — protein MIKRFILLHIVLAAIFQSYSGCLFAQTKSAYFTNISNWHQQRVAYLKSPTGWLNIEGLFWLRPGNNSFGSAPGNDIVFEHPDMPANAGAFILSGKQVLWQSNAGTSVMVDGLNLEKAIIYNSESAKNPAVRLGPFSWNIIKREEKIGVRFRNLNSPAVNNFTGIDRFTVDSSWKLTALLVPSEKGGVVITNVLGQTNLEKSPGQLRFSINGRIYTLEALDEGGDELFIIFGDATNGSTTYPSGRFIYVMKPGANGQTEIDFNKAINPPCAFTDFATCPIPPRQNVLPLAITAGEKNFELHPK, from the coding sequence ATGATAAAGAGATTTATTCTGCTTCATATTGTTCTGGCTGCAATATTTCAATCTTATTCCGGCTGTTTATTTGCCCAAACGAAATCTGCCTATTTCACGAATATCAGCAACTGGCACCAGCAAAGGGTTGCGTATCTTAAATCACCCACCGGCTGGCTGAACATCGAAGGCTTATTCTGGCTGCGACCCGGTAACAATAGTTTCGGCAGTGCGCCGGGTAATGATATTGTATTTGAACATCCGGACATGCCAGCCAATGCCGGTGCATTTATCCTTTCAGGAAAACAAGTATTATGGCAATCGAATGCCGGCACATCAGTAATGGTTGATGGCCTCAATTTGGAGAAAGCCATTATTTACAATAGCGAATCTGCTAAAAACCCTGCAGTAAGGCTGGGGCCATTCAGCTGGAACATTATCAAAAGGGAAGAGAAGATCGGGGTTCGGTTCAGGAACCTGAACAGCCCTGCTGTGAATAATTTTACCGGCATTGACCGGTTTACTGTTGACAGCAGCTGGAAGTTGACAGCATTACTGGTGCCTTCTGAAAAAGGTGGTGTGGTGATTACAAATGTATTAGGTCAAACGAATCTTGAAAAATCACCCGGCCAGCTCCGGTTCAGCATTAATGGTAGAATATATACCCTCGAAGCCCTTGATGAAGGCGGCGATGAGTTGTTCATCATTTTTGGCGATGCAACCAATGGTTCAACAACTTATCCGTCCGGAAGGTTTATCTATGTAATGAAACCCGGAGCCAACGGCCAGACAGAAATTGATTTCAATAAGGCCATCAATCCGCCCTGCGCATTTACCGATTTTGCTACCTGCCCCATTCCGCCCCGCCAGAATGTACTGCCACTGGCTATTACAGCAGGCGAGAAAAACTTTGAACTTCATCCAAAATAA
- the nagA gene encoding N-acetylglucosamine-6-phosphate deacetylase translates to MVKKLKIIHGKLITPAGIIPDGSVLITGETISAISDQVIDAPDAVEIDAGGKYVSPGFIDIHVHGGGGYDFMDATERAFLAIAETHARYGTTAMLPTTLTGTKEDILQTLAVYEEVHPKNKFGAQFLGMHLEGPYFAMNQRGAQDPRYIRNPDPAEYIEILSKFSCIKRWSAAPELEGAIEFARYIKSRGVLPALAHTDAVYDEVVRAFDNGYTLATHLYSGMSGVTRRNAFRYAGVIESAFLIDNMDVEIIADGAHLPAPLLQLIIKIKGIDRVALITDAMRAAGTDARESVLGNIKNGLPVIVEDGVAKLPDRTSFAGSVATADRLVRTMVNIAGVALPDAIKMITTIPARILDVLDRKGELVKGKDADIVIFDELINVKMTIIKGKIVHDV, encoded by the coding sequence ATGGTGAAAAAACTGAAAATTATCCATGGTAAATTGATCACGCCAGCAGGAATTATTCCTGACGGAAGCGTTTTGATCACAGGTGAAACCATTAGCGCTATTAGCGACCAAGTTATTGATGCCCCGGATGCTGTTGAGATTGATGCCGGGGGTAAATATGTTTCACCAGGGTTTATAGATATACATGTTCATGGCGGTGGTGGCTATGATTTTATGGATGCGACTGAAAGAGCTTTTTTGGCAATTGCCGAAACGCATGCACGCTATGGTACAACGGCCATGTTGCCAACCACACTCACCGGCACCAAAGAAGATATACTGCAAACGCTCGCAGTATATGAAGAAGTACATCCAAAGAATAAATTTGGCGCCCAATTCCTGGGCATGCACCTCGAAGGTCCCTATTTCGCTATGAACCAGCGTGGTGCACAGGACCCGCGTTATATCCGCAATCCGGATCCGGCCGAATATATTGAGATTTTATCGAAATTCTCTTGCATCAAACGCTGGAGTGCAGCACCTGAATTGGAAGGTGCCATTGAGTTTGCGCGATATATCAAATCCAGGGGTGTTCTTCCGGCACTGGCGCATACGGATGCTGTTTATGATGAAGTGGTCAGGGCTTTTGATAATGGATATACACTGGCAACCCATTTGTATTCTGGAATGTCGGGTGTCACCAGGAGGAATGCCTTCAGGTATGCCGGGGTGATTGAAAGCGCTTTCCTTATCGATAATATGGATGTTGAGATCATAGCAGATGGAGCACACCTGCCTGCGCCACTCCTGCAATTGATCATTAAAATTAAAGGGATTGACCGGGTTGCCCTTATAACCGATGCCATGCGCGCTGCAGGCACTGATGCCCGTGAATCTGTGTTGGGAAATATTAAAAATGGTCTGCCTGTAATTGTTGAGGACGGGGTAGCGAAATTGCCCGATCGCACTTCGTTTGCAGGAAGCGTGGCCACAGCAGACCGCCTGGTCCGAACTATGGTCAATATCGCCGGTGTCGCATTACCCGATGCCATTAAAATGATTACCACCATACCTGCCCGTATCCTGGATGTACTTGATAGAAAAGGTGAACTCGTAAAGGGTAAGGATGCGGATATCGTCATTTTTGATGAACTGATCAATGTTAAGATGACCATTATAAAAGGAAAAATTGTTCACGATGTTTAG
- a CDS encoding sugar MFS transporter: MTGQVDIGSLTKRQTLVSIGIIGLLFFIFGFVSWVNSILIPYFKIACELTNFQAYLVTFAFYISYFIMSVPSSYLLKKIGFKKGMMAGFWVMSAGAFVFLPAAYSRTYPVFLLGLFMLGTGLSVLQTAANPYITVLGPKESAAQRISIMGICNKGAGILAPLIFAAVVLKATDTDLFKELSAMHSIQRDLVLDELIRRVIIPYAIVGTVLFGLGLMVRFSPLPEINTEQEDAELAAANAGKKNIFQFPHLILGAIGIFLHVGTQVISIDTIIGYADSMNIGLLEAKVFPSYTLAATIFGYIMGVICIPKFISQVNALRICTLLGVIFTLCILFVSKPVTVFGHAADISIWFVVLLGLANSLVWAGIWPLALDGLGRFTKVGASVMVMGLCGNAILPLFYGYFADLFTTRTAYAVLMPCYLYLVFYALYGHKIRKWSW, encoded by the coding sequence ATGACCGGACAGGTAGACATCGGTTCGCTGACCAAAAGGCAAACACTGGTTTCAATAGGAATTATCGGGCTCCTGTTTTTTATATTCGGATTTGTTTCCTGGGTGAATTCCATCCTGATCCCTTATTTCAAGATCGCCTGCGAACTGACCAATTTCCAGGCCTACCTGGTCACGTTCGCCTTTTATATTTCCTATTTTATTATGTCTGTACCCTCTTCTTACCTGTTGAAAAAAATCGGGTTTAAAAAAGGTATGATGGCAGGTTTCTGGGTGATGTCTGCCGGCGCTTTTGTTTTCCTGCCGGCCGCTTATTCCCGTACCTATCCGGTTTTTTTGCTGGGATTGTTTATGCTGGGTACAGGGCTATCCGTATTGCAAACTGCCGCGAATCCGTATATCACGGTACTGGGACCCAAGGAAAGTGCTGCACAAAGGATCAGTATCATGGGCATTTGCAATAAAGGCGCTGGTATTTTAGCCCCACTGATCTTTGCCGCAGTTGTTCTGAAAGCTACCGATACCGACCTCTTCAAAGAGTTGTCCGCCATGCATTCCATTCAAAGGGATTTGGTTTTGGATGAATTGATCCGGCGTGTAATCATTCCTTATGCTATTGTTGGCACAGTGCTGTTTGGACTAGGTTTGATGGTTCGTTTCTCGCCTTTGCCGGAGATAAATACCGAGCAGGAAGATGCCGAACTTGCCGCAGCCAATGCAGGCAAAAAGAATATATTCCAGTTCCCGCACCTGATCCTTGGTGCTATTGGTATCTTCCTTCATGTGGGTACACAGGTGATTTCCATTGATACCATTATTGGTTATGCTGATTCGATGAACATCGGATTATTAGAAGCTAAAGTGTTTCCTTCCTATACGCTGGCAGCTACTATTTTCGGATATATCATGGGTGTCATTTGTATTCCGAAATTCATCAGCCAGGTAAATGCCTTGCGTATCTGCACGCTGCTCGGTGTTATCTTTACCCTTTGTATTCTTTTTGTCAGTAAACCTGTGACTGTATTTGGCCATGCTGCGGATATCTCCATCTGGTTTGTAGTATTGCTGGGATTGGCTAATTCCCTGGTCTGGGCAGGAATCTGGCCACTGGCGCTGGATGGCCTTGGCCGCTTTACAAAAGTCGGCGCATCTGTTATGGTCATGGGCCTTTGCGGAAATGCCATCCTGCCTTTATTCTATGGTTATTTTGCGGACCTTTTTACGACCAGGACTGCTTATGCAGTATTAATGCCCTGTTACCTCTACCTGGTGTTTTATGCATTGTATGGACATAAAATCAGAAAATGGTCATGGTGA
- a CDS encoding glucosamine-6-phosphate deaminase: MSVYILNDKVELGKAAGAAAGQLIRAAIGHNGTASIILATGASQFETLKRLIDEPGIDWTKVVMFHLDEYISLPETHPASFRKYLKERFLAKVGPLKAVYLVNGESDSATECKRLHEAITATTIDVALVGIGENGHLAFNDPPADFDTEDAFIIVNLDELCRKQQLGEGWFKTLDEVPAQAISMSIRQIMKSKAIICSVPDSRKAIAVKNTLEQEVSNLYPASILQTHPDCRFYLDQSSAELLSVSSTLRQ; encoded by the coding sequence ATGAGCGTATATATATTAAATGACAAGGTTGAATTGGGCAAGGCCGCAGGCGCGGCAGCCGGACAATTGATCCGTGCTGCCATAGGACATAATGGAACAGCCAGTATCATCCTGGCGACCGGGGCCAGCCAGTTTGAAACCCTGAAGCGTTTAATCGATGAGCCAGGCATCGACTGGACCAAAGTAGTTATGTTTCACCTGGATGAATATATCAGTTTACCGGAAACACACCCGGCCAGTTTCAGGAAATATCTAAAGGAACGTTTCCTGGCGAAAGTGGGACCCTTAAAAGCAGTTTACCTGGTGAATGGCGAATCGGATTCGGCTACAGAATGTAAGCGGCTTCATGAGGCCATAACAGCCACTACCATTGATGTGGCCCTGGTGGGTATTGGCGAAAATGGTCACCTTGCCTTTAATGATCCGCCTGCCGATTTTGATACGGAAGATGCATTCATTATCGTTAATCTCGATGAGCTCTGCCGCAAACAACAACTTGGCGAAGGCTGGTTTAAAACCCTGGATGAAGTCCCTGCACAGGCAATCAGCATGTCGATCCGGCAAATCATGAAATCAAAAGCCATCATCTGCTCCGTGCCCGATAGCCGAAAAGCTATTGCAGTGAAAAACACGCTGGAACAGGAAGTTAGTAACCTTTATCCTGCTAGTATATTGCAGACTCATCCTGATTGCAGGTTCTATCTGGACCAGTCTTCAGCGGAACTTTTATCTGTTTCATCAACTCTTCGCCAATGA
- a CDS encoding outer membrane beta-barrel protein, translating into MKKLLIVLSALLVHGAAFAQYIVRGKAQDDLNSIGLSGATIQLKNITLSRSIVSAKTGDFSFTEIPNGSYKLTVSFVGFDVFEKNITVQGKNLELGLISLKKGGKSLDEVVVKATSPPAQQKGDTLQFNASQFKVNPDANVEDLVKKMPGIVVENGTLKAQGETIRKLTVDGKEFFGDDAAAALKNLPAEIVDKIQVFDRLSDQAQLTGFDDGNGYKAINITTREDKRNGQFGRVYAGYGTQDRYQGGGSVNFFDKNRRVSLIGLFNNINQQNFSGSDILGLTGGGSGRSGGAGRGGQGGTDNFQVSGKNGITTTNAMGINYSDLWGKKVTVSGSYFFNAANNENNSVSNREQFLTADSSTFYREVSDATNKSSNHRINMRLEYKIDSNNSLLIIPSVNFQSTNNTNSLAGLQSFPNNSPISSTKNITATNGNGYNLNNTILFRHAFPKKGRSLSAGITTGLNNRNSVQDVSAISTFFKGSVQDYDSLLQQQVAETNGYNLSANLSYTEPVGKKGQVQFSYNPSFTHSNADQRTWGYDAASDKYNVLDTSLSNVFTNEVKTQRGGISYRFGDRDKNFSVGLDAQSATLENFQTYPQSGTLKKSFSNLLPNAMYRVKLSQKSNLRLFYRSSTNNPSVNQLQNVINNNNTLYFTTGNPELEQSVSNRFGGRYTYTNSRKGSSLLVNFFANQADNYISNATYTAYADSVLTPTVTLFRGSQLSKPINLNGYWNMNGFVTWSFPLKTIKSNITFNAGAAYIRTPALINNVFNRSNSMTYNGGLIVSSNISQYIDFNFNYSANYNIVTNSFQENLDNNYFSQSAGLGLNLLTKNGWLLNTDVNNQLYRGLTAAFNQNFWLWNMAVGKKFGKEQKSELRLSVFDLLKQNRSISRNVTANYIEDLQTKVLTQYFMLTFYYKIKNFGKAPAPKRTFSRDGLY; encoded by the coding sequence ATGAAGAAATTATTGATTGTATTAAGTGCTTTATTGGTCCATGGAGCAGCTTTCGCACAGTATATTGTACGGGGAAAAGCACAGGATGACCTCAATAGTATTGGATTATCGGGGGCCACCATTCAATTGAAGAATATTACGTTATCCCGCAGCATAGTATCAGCAAAAACAGGGGATTTTTCATTTACTGAAATACCCAATGGCTCCTATAAACTGACGGTCAGTTTTGTAGGATTTGATGTTTTCGAAAAAAACATTACTGTCCAGGGCAAAAACCTGGAACTTGGGCTGATCAGCCTGAAAAAGGGAGGAAAAAGTCTTGATGAAGTGGTGGTAAAAGCTACAAGCCCACCTGCCCAGCAGAAAGGTGACACCCTACAGTTTAACGCCAGCCAGTTCAAAGTAAATCCGGATGCCAATGTAGAAGACCTCGTAAAAAAAATGCCGGGTATTGTTGTGGAGAACGGAACACTGAAAGCGCAGGGGGAAACAATCCGTAAACTTACCGTTGACGGCAAGGAATTTTTTGGGGATGATGCAGCAGCCGCTTTAAAAAACCTGCCAGCGGAAATAGTAGACAAGATACAGGTCTTCGACCGCCTCAGCGATCAGGCACAATTGACTGGATTTGATGATGGCAACGGGTATAAGGCTATAAATATAACCACCAGGGAAGACAAACGCAATGGTCAGTTTGGAAGGGTTTATGCCGGTTACGGAACCCAGGACCGCTACCAGGGAGGCGGTTCGGTGAACTTTTTTGATAAAAACAGGCGGGTATCTTTGATCGGCCTGTTCAATAATATTAACCAGCAAAATTTCTCAGGTTCAGATATACTTGGATTGACAGGTGGGGGAAGCGGCAGAAGTGGCGGTGCAGGTCGCGGTGGACAAGGCGGTACCGACAATTTCCAGGTCTCGGGAAAAAACGGCATTACCACTACCAATGCCATGGGCATTAATTACAGTGATCTTTGGGGGAAAAAAGTAACGGTCAGCGGCTCGTATTTTTTCAATGCGGCCAATAATGAAAATAATAGTGTCTCCAACCGGGAACAATTCCTAACAGCAGACTCCAGCACATTCTACCGGGAGGTCTCGGATGCAACAAATAAAAGCAGCAACCATCGGATTAACATGCGGCTCGAATACAAAATCGATTCCAATAATTCGTTGCTTATTATACCCAGTGTAAATTTCCAAAGCACCAATAATACCAATAGCCTGGCCGGTTTGCAGAGCTTCCCCAATAATTCACCCATCAGCAGTACGAAAAATATCACTGCTACAAACGGAAATGGATACAACTTAAATAATACGATATTATTCAGGCACGCATTTCCCAAAAAAGGCAGATCACTGTCTGCCGGTATTACTACGGGGCTTAATAACCGAAATTCAGTGCAGGATGTAAGCGCGATTTCAACTTTCTTTAAAGGGTCTGTCCAGGATTATGACTCCCTTTTACAGCAGCAGGTTGCTGAAACAAACGGATATAACCTTTCAGCCAACCTATCCTATACTGAACCAGTGGGTAAAAAAGGGCAAGTTCAATTCAGCTACAATCCATCATTTACGCATAGCAATGCCGACCAGAGAACCTGGGGTTATGATGCTGCGAGCGACAAATACAATGTGTTGGATACCAGTCTTTCAAATGTGTTCACCAATGAAGTTAAAACCCAGAGAGGGGGCATCAGCTACCGGTTTGGCGACCGGGACAAAAATTTTTCTGTAGGACTTGATGCCCAGTCGGCCACACTGGAAAATTTCCAGACCTATCCGCAGTCCGGTACCTTGAAAAAATCGTTTAGCAACCTTCTGCCCAATGCTATGTACCGGGTGAAGCTCTCTCAGAAAAGTAACCTGCGGCTGTTCTACAGATCATCTACCAATAACCCATCGGTAAACCAGCTGCAGAATGTAATCAACAATAATAATACACTGTATTTCACAACCGGTAATCCGGAGCTGGAACAATCGGTAAGTAACCGGTTCGGAGGCAGGTACACGTATACCAATAGCCGAAAAGGGAGCAGCTTACTGGTCAACTTCTTTGCTAACCAGGCCGACAATTATATTTCAAATGCCACATATACAGCTTATGCAGATTCTGTACTAACGCCTACTGTAACCTTATTCCGTGGTTCCCAGCTATCAAAGCCCATTAACCTCAATGGTTACTGGAATATGAACGGATTTGTTACCTGGTCATTTCCCTTGAAAACCATTAAAAGCAATATCACCTTTAATGCGGGGGCAGCATATATCAGAACACCGGCTTTGATCAATAATGTGTTTAACAGGTCGAATAGTATGACTTATAATGGCGGACTGATTGTTTCGAGTAATATCAGCCAGTATATAGACTTCAACTTTAATTATTCGGCCAATTATAACATTGTAACCAACAGCTTCCAGGAAAACCTGGATAACAATTATTTTTCGCAATCAGCAGGGTTGGGACTAAATCTCCTGACTAAAAACGGATGGTTGCTGAATACAGATGTCAATAACCAATTATACAGAGGATTAACAGCCGCGTTTAACCAGAATTTCTGGTTATGGAATATGGCTGTTGGCAAGAAATTTGGCAAAGAACAGAAAAGTGAATTGCGTTTGTCCGTTTTTGACCTGCTGAAGCAAAACCGGAGTATAAGCCGGAATGTGACCGCGAATTATATTGAAGATCTGCAGACAAAGGTCTTGACCCAATATTTTATGCTTACTTTTTATTATAAGATCAAGAATTTCGGAAAAGCACCAGCACCCAAAAGGACCTTTAGCCGGGATGGGTTATATTAG
- a CDS encoding LacI family DNA-binding transcriptional regulator, with the protein MKEKSAGNGVKEIARRAKVSIATVDRVIHNRTGVSEKTKARINDIIAELNYQPNIFARQLASRKRIEFAVFIPKLSEATSYWKAPLDGVFQAEKELLPLGISITRYLFDQDDVSSFTRQSKLILQKKPAGVLLAPLFIKESSAFVKACHAAGITYVFIDSDIPEQDRLCYIGPELFQSGYLAGHLFRYGITEKAKVLVMNISKDISLSRRSEGQHRLSRKEGGFRSYFEKNKLTNRIIKLDCQKTDYPNIRKRLAAVLAEHTDITAIFVTNSRVSMVARFIETEMNVKPFLVGFDFTDSNIDYLEKGIIDFVICDKPQEQGYRGIMILYQNIVLGLEVEKVHYMPIDIITKENYMFYRN; encoded by the coding sequence ATGAAAGAGAAGTCAGCCGGGAACGGCGTTAAAGAAATTGCCAGGCGGGCAAAAGTTTCCATCGCCACGGTAGACCGCGTCATCCACAACCGGACCGGAGTTTCCGAAAAAACGAAAGCAAGGATTAATGACATTATAGCTGAATTGAATTACCAGCCGAATATTTTTGCCAGGCAACTGGCTTCGCGAAAAAGAATTGAATTTGCTGTTTTTATTCCGAAATTATCAGAAGCAACCAGTTACTGGAAAGCGCCGCTGGATGGTGTATTCCAGGCTGAAAAGGAACTGTTGCCATTGGGGATTTCTATTACCCGGTACCTGTTTGACCAGGATGATGTCTCTTCTTTCACCAGGCAGTCTAAATTAATTCTTCAAAAAAAACCAGCCGGGGTATTACTGGCGCCTTTGTTTATTAAAGAATCTTCCGCTTTTGTGAAAGCATGCCATGCTGCGGGTATCACCTATGTATTTATTGATTCAGATATTCCAGAGCAAGATCGACTTTGTTATATCGGACCCGAACTATTTCAAAGTGGTTATCTCGCCGGACATTTGTTCAGGTATGGTATCACTGAAAAGGCAAAGGTACTGGTCATGAATATTTCCAAAGATATCAGCCTGTCCAGGCGATCCGAAGGCCAGCATCGGTTATCCAGGAAGGAAGGGGGATTCAGGTCCTATTTTGAAAAAAACAAACTGACGAACAGGATTATAAAACTGGATTGCCAGAAAACGGATTATCCCAACATACGTAAGCGGTTAGCCGCAGTCCTGGCTGAGCATACCGATATCACGGCAATCTTCGTGACCAATTCAAGGGTCTCCATGGTTGCCCGTTTTATAGAGACGGAGATGAATGTGAAACCATTTCTGGTAGGATTTGATTTCACTGATTCAAATATAGACTACCTGGAAAAAGGTATTATTGATTTTGTGATCTGCGATAAACCTCAGGAACAGGGCTATCGTGGAATTATGATACTGTACCAGAACATTGTACTTGGTTTGGAAGTTGAAAAAGTTCATTATATGCCGATCGATATCATTACCAAAGAAAATTATATGTTCTACCGCAATTGA
- a CDS encoding Gfo/Idh/MocA family protein — MSSNRRDFLRTSGLACISMVGPAAVKGYSAEPLEQVLNTGHQHFNMSGYAAPKIETVRIGFIGLGNRGPAAVERMTHIEGTDIKALCDLRPEKAAAAKKLLEGTNHQADIYTGKVDEWKKLCDRKDIDLVYIATPWNLHTPMAVYAMKQGKHVCVEVPAAKTIEECWQLVETSEQTKKHCIILENCCYDFFELLTLNMARQGLFGEIVHGEGAYIHSLLEGNFSKDKYYDSWRLKENFRNGNLYPTHGLGPIAQVMDINRGDKMDFLVAVSGKDFQMSAMARELAAKDNFYKPFADKQFRGNMNTTTIKTNRGRTIMLQHDVTSPNVYSRIHKVSGTKGSCLKYPLPGKIAFGHEDWITEAAYKELEAKYTAPIVTKVGGLAKQVGGHGGMDFLMDWRTIDCLRNGLAVDMDVYDAALWSAIAPLSEKSVANRSNSVDIPDFTAGSWKTNKPVDISLSNAK; from the coding sequence ATGTCTTCAAATCGCAGGGATTTTTTAAGAACATCCGGATTGGCCTGTATCAGTATGGTTGGACCTGCTGCTGTAAAGGGTTATTCTGCCGAACCCTTAGAGCAGGTGCTTAATACCGGCCATCAGCATTTTAATATGAGTGGCTATGCTGCCCCGAAAATTGAAACGGTACGGATTGGATTTATAGGTTTGGGCAACCGTGGTCCGGCAGCGGTTGAACGAATGACCCATATTGAAGGAACCGATATCAAAGCACTCTGTGATTTACGTCCGGAGAAAGCCGCAGCAGCAAAGAAATTGCTCGAAGGCACAAATCACCAGGCTGATATCTATACTGGCAAGGTGGATGAGTGGAAAAAATTATGCGACCGGAAAGATATTGACCTGGTCTATATTGCCACACCATGGAATTTACATACACCTATGGCTGTTTACGCCATGAAACAGGGCAAACATGTATGCGTTGAAGTCCCGGCTGCGAAGACCATCGAAGAATGCTGGCAACTGGTTGAAACATCCGAGCAGACTAAAAAGCACTGTATCATCCTCGAAAACTGCTGTTATGATTTCTTTGAATTGCTCACGCTGAATATGGCACGCCAGGGTTTATTTGGAGAGATCGTCCATGGCGAAGGCGCCTATATTCATTCCCTGCTGGAAGGAAATTTCTCAAAAGATAAGTATTATGATTCCTGGCGCCTGAAAGAAAATTTCAGGAACGGTAATCTTTATCCGACACATGGATTAGGACCCATTGCACAGGTTATGGATATTAACCGTGGCGATAAAATGGATTTCCTGGTAGCGGTATCTGGCAAAGATTTCCAGATGTCAGCCATGGCCAGGGAGCTTGCCGCAAAAGATAATTTTTATAAACCTTTTGCGGATAAACAGTTCAGGGGCAATATGAATACTACTACCATCAAGACCAACAGGGGCCGCACGATTATGTTGCAACACGATGTGACTTCCCCCAATGTGTACTCCCGGATCCATAAGGTAAGCGGCACCAAAGGTTCCTGCCTGAAGTATCCATTACCGGGAAAGATCGCATTTGGTCATGAAGACTGGATTACGGAAGCGGCTTATAAAGAGCTGGAAGCAAAATACACGGCACCGATCGTTACCAAAGTGGGTGGACTGGCGAAGCAGGTGGGGGGCCATGGAGGTATGGATTTCCTGATGGACTGGCGTACTATCGATTGCCTGCGCAACGGCCTCGCGGTGGATATGGACGTGTACGATGCGGCACTATGGAGTGCCATTGCTCCATTGAGTGAAAAGTCAGTGGCCAACCGCTCCAATTCAGTAGACATTCCGGATTTTACTGCAGGCTCCTGGAAAACCAATAAGCCTGTTGATATTTCATTAAGCAATGCAAAATAA
- a CDS encoding alpha/beta hydrolase family protein — MEKNRRNFIRLTGMTGLGLAGGGFIQGFGALLHSTKQPENLMAMGNSILPGEQTSIIGAYGNWAAGLTENKLPSLSFRNTAFKDIASWKIAARKRLAERLNVPSTGAIPKVTVKRAFEYDGLHMEELSWQLPYGPVTDAILLKPINAKGKLPGILAFHDHGGLKYFGTKKITRTADALHPIIAEHQKESYENLAWANEIAKRGYVVLVSDAFPFASRRVLLKDVPKDLRDGLSDPVDENVEQIKAYNNWAYNHEHIMAKSLFCAGTTWPGVFYAEDKKALDVLCARPDVDPNCIGCGGLSGGGMRTVFMAGQDDRIKCAVCVGFMTTWKDFVLNKAPNHTWMTYVPILPNELDFPEILGLRVPLPTMVLNDTEDELYTLPEMRAADKILADVYQKAGAADHYKCSYYPGPHKFDRAMQAEAFDWFDKWLKA; from the coding sequence ATGGAAAAAAACAGGCGGAATTTTATACGGCTCACTGGCATGACCGGGCTTGGATTAGCGGGTGGGGGCTTCATACAGGGCTTTGGTGCTTTATTACATTCAACAAAACAACCAGAAAATTTAATGGCTATGGGAAATTCCATACTTCCGGGAGAACAAACCAGTATCATTGGTGCTTATGGTAATTGGGCCGCCGGATTAACGGAGAACAAATTGCCATCCCTCTCATTCCGGAATACAGCCTTTAAGGATATAGCAAGTTGGAAAATTGCTGCACGTAAACGATTGGCTGAAAGATTGAATGTTCCTTCCACTGGTGCTATTCCAAAAGTTACTGTGAAAAGGGCCTTTGAATATGATGGCTTGCATATGGAGGAATTGAGCTGGCAGTTGCCATATGGCCCGGTAACTGATGCAATCCTGTTAAAACCTATCAACGCAAAAGGTAAGTTGCCAGGGATACTGGCATTTCATGACCATGGCGGATTGAAATATTTCGGTACAAAAAAAATCACCCGTACTGCTGATGCACTGCATCCTATCATAGCAGAACACCAGAAGGAATCTTATGAGAACCTCGCCTGGGCAAACGAAATAGCCAAAAGGGGATACGTGGTGTTAGTCTCCGATGCTTTTCCTTTTGCAAGCAGGAGGGTGTTGCTGAAAGATGTTCCTAAGGACCTGAGGGATGGATTGTCTGATCCAGTTGATGAAAATGTTGAGCAGATAAAAGCGTATAATAATTGGGCGTATAATCATGAACACATCATGGCAAAATCCTTATTCTGTGCCGGCACCACATGGCCGGGTGTATTTTATGCGGAAGACAAAAAAGCCCTTGATGTATTATGTGCCCGGCCTGATGTTGATCCAAACTGTATTGGTTGCGGGGGATTGTCTGGCGGGGGCATGCGCACGGTCTTTATGGCGGGCCAGGATGACCGGATCAAGTGTGCAGTTTGTGTGGGTTTCATGACCACCTGGAAGGATTTCGTATTAAACAAGGCGCCTAACCACACCTGGATGACCTATGTACCGATACTACCTAATGAATTGGATTTCCCGGAGATCCTTGGCCTGCGGGTACCCTTGCCGACTATGGTTTTGAATGATACAGAAGATGAACTTTATACCTTACCTGAAATGCGGGCCGCAGATAAGATCCTGGCGGATGTCTACCAAAAAGCAGGGGCTGCCGATCATTATAAATGTTCGTATTATCCCGGTCCGCATAAATTCGATAGAGCCATGCAGGCTGAAGCTTTTGACTGGTTCGATAAATGGCTGAAAGCATAA